A genomic window from Cloacibacillus evryensis DSM 19522 includes:
- a CDS encoding terminase large subunit, which produces MTPIVEYGTQVLTGKIVACEKIKQIYRHLIDCLKDKDSEYEYDERRAQHAVDFIERYCRHSKGAAGGGAFKLELWQRALISALFGFVHKIDGTRKYREMVLIVARKNGKSTLGSAIALYMLLADGEKGPEVVSAATMREQAKIIWGEAKRMVKKSPQLSARCRCLVGEIDCDFNDGVFKPLSSESNSLDGLNLHCALIDELHAIADKNLYDVLIDGMSAREQPLSVIVSTAGTLREGIFDIKYEECKLILDGYDDPKGYHDEGVLPIIYELDRRSEWMDERCWIKANPGLGTIKRTANLAQKVDKARKNPLLVKNLVTKDFNIRETTSEAWLTFEQLNNTEIYDLAALRPRYGIGGADLSSTTDLTCGTLLFMVPEDPHIYVKQMYWLPEDLLEKREQEDQIPYGAWKEQGLLRTTPGNRVHYKHVVEWFIELREECDIYMPYFGYDAWSAEYFVADMRAEFGAEVPEPVIQGKKTLSSPMKSLGADLEKKIVNYNNNPILKWCISNTSIDIDKNNNIQPVKGTSSRRRIDGLASLLDAYVVFERHREDYMNLI; this is translated from the coding sequence ATGACCCCGATAGTCGAATACGGCACGCAAGTTTTGACGGGCAAGATCGTTGCTTGTGAAAAGATCAAGCAAATCTACAGACACCTAATTGACTGCCTAAAAGACAAGGACAGCGAGTACGAATACGACGAACGGCGAGCTCAGCACGCCGTGGATTTTATCGAGCGGTATTGCCGGCACTCGAAGGGTGCGGCCGGAGGCGGAGCCTTTAAGCTCGAACTTTGGCAGCGCGCGCTTATCTCCGCGCTTTTTGGCTTCGTACATAAAATCGACGGTACGCGGAAGTACCGTGAAATGGTGTTGATCGTAGCTCGTAAAAACGGCAAGTCAACGCTTGGTTCAGCAATAGCGCTTTACATGCTGCTGGCCGACGGTGAAAAAGGGCCGGAAGTAGTCAGCGCCGCGACCATGCGCGAACAGGCGAAAATCATCTGGGGCGAGGCTAAACGGATGGTGAAGAAATCGCCGCAGCTGTCGGCCCGCTGCCGCTGTCTGGTCGGCGAGATCGATTGTGATTTCAACGATGGAGTATTTAAGCCGCTAAGTTCAGAGTCGAACTCCCTGGACGGACTCAACCTTCATTGCGCACTGATCGACGAGCTGCACGCGATCGCCGACAAAAATCTCTATGATGTTTTGATCGACGGCATGAGCGCCCGCGAGCAGCCGCTATCGGTGATCGTATCCACCGCGGGGACGCTGCGCGAGGGAATCTTTGATATCAAATACGAAGAGTGCAAGCTGATCCTCGATGGCTACGACGACCCGAAAGGCTACCATGACGAAGGTGTTTTGCCGATCATCTACGAGTTGGACAGGCGTTCCGAGTGGATGGATGAGCGCTGCTGGATAAAGGCAAATCCCGGACTTGGCACAATAAAGCGCACTGCAAATCTGGCGCAGAAGGTAGACAAAGCAAGAAAGAACCCACTGCTGGTCAAGAACCTCGTAACGAAAGATTTTAACATTCGGGAGACGACCTCCGAAGCATGGCTGACCTTTGAACAGCTGAACAATACCGAGATCTACGACTTGGCCGCGCTGCGACCGCGCTATGGCATAGGCGGCGCCGACCTTTCCAGCACGACCGACCTGACCTGCGGAACGTTGCTTTTTATGGTGCCGGAAGATCCGCACATCTATGTTAAGCAGATGTATTGGCTCCCTGAAGATCTGCTCGAAAAACGGGAGCAGGAGGACCAAATCCCCTACGGGGCGTGGAAAGAACAGGGGTTACTCCGCACGACGCCTGGGAACCGTGTCCACTACAAGCATGTTGTGGAGTGGTTTATTGAACTGCGCGAGGAATGCGACATCTACATGCCGTATTTTGGCTACGACGCATGGAGCGCGGAATACTTTGTTGCAGATATGAGGGCGGAGTTTGGCGCCGAAGTGCCAGAGCCGGTGATCCAGGGCAAAAAAACGCTCAGCTCGCCGATGAAGTCACTCGGCGCGGATCTTGAAAAAAAGATCGTAAACTATAACAACAACCCGATCTTGAAATGGTGTATCTCCAACACCTCGATCGATATTGACAAAAACAACAACATCCAGCCTGTGAAGGGCACAAGCAGCCGGCGCCGCATTGACGGGCTGGCCTCGCTGCTGGATGCGTATGTGGTTTTCGAGCGCCATCGCGAAGACTACATGAATCTGATTTAG
- a CDS encoding VRR-NUC domain-containing protein — protein sequence MRIIAIPNGGWRDIKTAARLKAEGVCKGVPDLFVPEWGFWIEMKRQKGGKVSDEQKDWIEYLTANGYKAVVCKGKDEALQAATARREEIKRWRHYPPGGTAR from the coding sequence GTGCGTATCATCGCCATACCCAACGGCGGCTGGCGCGACATCAAGACGGCGGCGCGGCTTAAGGCCGAAGGCGTATGCAAGGGGGTGCCCGACCTCTTCGTCCCCGAATGGGGATTCTGGATCGAGATGAAGCGCCAAAAGGGCGGCAAAGTGTCAGACGAACAAAAAGACTGGATAGAGTATTTAACGGCAAACGGCTATAAGGCCGTCGTCTGCAAAGGCAAAGACGAAGCATTACAGGCCGCTACCGCGCGGCGGGAGGAGATAAAACGATGGCGACACTACCCACCGGGTGGGACCGCGAGATAA
- a CDS encoding AAA family ATPase: MATLPTGWDREIKPEAPEIQLQDAITNSPIAPKRTVRIILDGKIHRFAVEGDKNTEKAGWYIGFGDNIPAGMFGSWRGSVESKWLADVGRELTAEEIAVCERRMAEAAAIRDEERRKYREQIASAVMNILKTVMSAAPEHPYLQRKQVGVYGIYQTGDGRLMIPIILDGRIASAQYIAADGQKQFHGGGEVKGGYYPLGPLPPQEGPLYIAEGYATAASIHEATGNTVIIALNAGNLPPVAKWLREKLGPVQEIVIVGDNDESGTGQAAANEAATIIGARVILPPEIGDVNDYVTAGGDLKALLTGKSAWLTQADDFCAKPAPIRWLIKKWIQAGGLAMVYGDSGTGKTFVVLDWVLRMAAGVETWAGLRVRPGGVIYLAGEGHYGLKARIAGWKQYHKVEHLNAWVSGGACDLNTPEGLAKTISEIRALEAENVAVIVVDTLHRFLIGDENKATDTKTMLDACSKLSQTFDCTVILVHHTGVNQEAKGRARGSSAWRGALDNQILVTSSGDNIKLEQVKQKDSELADSVYLERIPAHLPGWFDEDGEPVSTIVLEPDEHGGEKEIKALSKNSQRALQAYREAAEKVGLLDEHGEFAGVQLEEWRKTFYKNHKGKSQRQDFNKAIKDLTEKGDLIKTNDIFQMSEDYELEKVYIKKKLQNIASQPSQ; encoded by the coding sequence ATGGCGACACTACCCACCGGGTGGGACCGCGAGATAAAGCCGGAAGCCCCCGAAATACAACTGCAAGACGCTATCACAAACTCTCCGATTGCGCCCAAACGAACTGTCAGAATCATCCTCGACGGCAAAATACACCGTTTCGCGGTCGAAGGCGACAAAAACACCGAAAAGGCCGGCTGGTATATCGGCTTCGGCGACAACATACCCGCAGGCATGTTCGGCAGCTGGCGCGGCAGCGTCGAAAGCAAATGGCTTGCCGACGTAGGCCGAGAACTCACGGCGGAAGAGATAGCGGTGTGTGAAAGACGGATGGCGGAAGCCGCGGCCATCCGCGACGAAGAACGGCGGAAATACCGCGAGCAGATAGCAAGCGCCGTAATGAACATCTTGAAGACTGTCATGTCGGCCGCGCCGGAGCATCCATATTTGCAGCGCAAACAGGTCGGCGTATACGGCATCTACCAGACAGGCGACGGACGTCTCATGATCCCGATAATTCTGGACGGACGGATTGCCTCTGCGCAGTACATCGCCGCGGACGGCCAGAAACAATTCCACGGCGGCGGCGAGGTCAAGGGCGGATATTATCCCCTCGGCCCCCTGCCGCCGCAGGAAGGACCGCTCTACATCGCCGAAGGTTACGCCACCGCCGCCTCCATCCATGAGGCCACCGGCAATACCGTGATCATCGCGCTAAACGCCGGCAACCTGCCGCCCGTTGCCAAATGGCTGCGCGAAAAGCTCGGCCCCGTGCAGGAGATCGTCATCGTCGGCGACAACGACGAAAGCGGAACGGGGCAAGCCGCGGCAAACGAAGCGGCAACGATTATCGGCGCGCGCGTGATACTGCCGCCGGAGATCGGCGACGTGAACGATTACGTGACCGCCGGCGGCGACCTCAAGGCGCTGCTCACGGGAAAGAGCGCGTGGCTGACGCAGGCGGACGACTTCTGCGCCAAACCCGCGCCCATCCGCTGGCTGATAAAAAAGTGGATACAGGCGGGCGGGCTGGCGATGGTCTACGGAGACTCCGGGACGGGCAAAACCTTCGTCGTGCTCGATTGGGTGCTGCGCATGGCGGCGGGCGTGGAAACGTGGGCGGGGCTGCGGGTGCGGCCGGGCGGCGTGATCTATCTGGCGGGAGAAGGTCATTATGGGCTCAAGGCCCGTATCGCCGGCTGGAAACAGTATCACAAAGTCGAGCATCTCAACGCTTGGGTCTCCGGCGGCGCCTGCGACCTCAACACCCCGGAGGGGCTTGCGAAGACGATATCCGAGATCCGCGCGCTCGAGGCGGAGAATGTCGCGGTGATAGTCGTGGACACCCTGCACCGCTTTTTAATCGGCGACGAAAACAAGGCGACGGACACGAAGACGATGCTTGACGCCTGCAGCAAGCTATCGCAGACCTTCGATTGCACGGTGATCCTCGTACATCATACCGGCGTCAACCAGGAGGCGAAAGGCCGGGCGCGCGGAAGCTCGGCATGGCGCGGCGCGCTGGACAATCAGATACTCGTGACGAGCTCCGGCGACAACATCAAGCTGGAACAGGTGAAGCAAAAGGACAGCGAGCTTGCGGACTCAGTATATTTGGAGCGCATCCCAGCCCACCTGCCAGGCTGGTTCGACGAGGACGGCGAGCCGGTATCAACAATCGTGCTCGAGCCGGACGAACACGGGGGCGAAAAAGAGATAAAAGCATTGTCAAAAAACTCCCAACGAGCCTTACAGGCATATCGCGAGGCGGCCGAAAAAGTTGGACTTCTAGATGAGCATGGCGAATTTGCAGGCGTCCAATTAGAAGAGTGGCGGAAAACCTTCTATAAAAACCACAAAGGAAAATCTCAAAGGCAAGATTTTAACAAAGCAATAAAAGATTTGACAGAAAAGGGGGACTTAATAAAAACAAACGATATATTCCAAATGTCAGAGGATTATGAACTTGAAAAGGTATATATTAAAAAGAAGTTACAAAATATTGCGTCGCAACCGTCGCAATAA
- a CDS encoding DEAD/DEAH box helicase — protein MALRDYQQRAITMLFAWLRYNPGNPCIVMPTGSGKSHVIAELCKNIMLGWPQSRILILSHVKELLQQDAEKIMLAWPEAPLGIYSAGMGSRDIGLPITVAGIQSVRDKAEMLGFIDICIVDEAHLISAKAEGGYRTLIAALTAINPNMRVVGLTATPYRLGHGLISEHGALFDGLIEPVKIEELVARGFLAPLRSKLPEALISVEGVGKRGGEFIESELQAAVNNADDNERIVEETIRRAGDRRAWLFFCTGVAHAEAICGVLRSHGVIAEVVTGSTPTAERDRILTDFKAGRVKAISNVSVLTTGFDYPGIDLIAMCRPTMSPGLYIQTVGRGMRIAPDKTDCLVLDFAGNVKRHGPITEVKPPKHKGAGTGDAPVKVCDECAELVHASVKVCPCCGYVFPPAPKEAVRLHDDDIMGLEPEEMRVRGWWWYVRQSKAKQINMLCVDYENAELTGDKVTEYITILHDGYARYRAEMTLRAIIDGCGADISSVNGVNENYLDDIAEVLNRAKAPDSITIKKDGRYYRVLKRHWPALGA, from the coding sequence GTGGCTCTACGCGATTATCAACAGCGAGCAATAACGATGCTCTTTGCGTGGCTGAGATATAACCCCGGCAATCCATGCATTGTTATGCCGACGGGCAGCGGCAAAAGCCATGTGATTGCCGAGCTTTGCAAAAACATCATGTTGGGGTGGCCACAGTCGCGCATCCTCATCCTCTCGCATGTCAAAGAGCTGCTGCAGCAGGACGCAGAAAAAATCATGCTTGCGTGGCCGGAGGCTCCGCTTGGCATCTACTCGGCGGGAATGGGCAGCCGCGACATTGGACTGCCTATCACCGTAGCAGGAATACAGAGCGTGCGCGACAAGGCCGAGATGCTGGGATTTATCGATATCTGCATCGTCGATGAAGCGCATCTTATTTCAGCGAAGGCCGAAGGCGGATACCGTACCCTTATCGCGGCGCTGACGGCCATCAATCCAAACATGCGCGTCGTCGGGCTTACCGCAACGCCCTACCGCCTGGGGCACGGCCTCATTTCAGAGCACGGCGCGCTTTTTGACGGGCTCATCGAGCCGGTGAAGATCGAAGAGCTTGTAGCGCGTGGCTTTCTTGCGCCGCTTCGCTCAAAACTGCCCGAGGCGTTGATTTCCGTCGAGGGCGTCGGCAAGCGCGGCGGCGAGTTTATCGAAAGCGAATTACAGGCCGCCGTAAACAACGCGGACGACAACGAGCGCATCGTTGAAGAGACGATCCGCCGAGCCGGCGACCGCAGGGCATGGCTCTTTTTCTGCACCGGAGTAGCTCACGCCGAGGCGATTTGTGGCGTGCTCCGCTCTCACGGTGTGATTGCCGAGGTTGTCACCGGCTCTACGCCGACGGCAGAGCGAGATCGTATCTTAACAGACTTTAAAGCGGGGCGTGTTAAGGCAATAAGCAACGTCTCGGTGCTTACTACGGGCTTTGATTATCCCGGCATTGATCTTATAGCGATGTGCCGCCCGACAATGAGCCCCGGTTTGTATATTCAGACAGTTGGCCGCGGAATGCGCATTGCACCGGACAAAACAGATTGCCTTGTACTCGACTTCGCCGGCAACGTCAAGCGTCACGGCCCGATCACTGAGGTCAAGCCGCCGAAGCACAAGGGCGCAGGCACCGGCGACGCGCCGGTAAAGGTCTGCGACGAATGCGCGGAGCTCGTTCACGCCTCGGTCAAAGTCTGCCCATGCTGCGGGTATGTGTTCCCGCCAGCTCCGAAGGAGGCCGTCAGGCTCCACGACGACGACATTATGGGACTTGAACCGGAAGAGATGCGCGTCCGCGGCTGGTGGTGGTATGTGCGCCAAAGCAAAGCCAAGCAGATTAATATGCTCTGTGTGGACTACGAAAACGCCGAGCTGACAGGCGACAAGGTGACAGAGTACATCACCATCCTGCACGACGGCTACGCTCGTTATCGCGCCGAGATGACGCTGCGCGCGATCATCGACGGCTGCGGCGCTGATATCTCCAGTGTAAACGGCGTAAACGAAAACTATCTTGACGACATCGCGGAGGTGTTAAACCGTGCAAAGGCACCGGACAGTATCACAATTAAAAAAGACGGACGATATTACAGGGTGCTTAAGCGCCACTGGCCTGCCCTCGGAGCATGA
- a CDS encoding HNH endonuclease → MARRDFYDSAAWQRCRDGYIKSVHGLCERCGKPGYIVHHKAHITDSNEGNPEITLNWANLEYLCLDCHNREHFAQKLTRDDVRFDASGQLVSVVPPLNENTDFFGRPDKGSFEKYAGVAHRPHPERRRWHEYAGDIQR, encoded by the coding sequence ATGGCACGGCGTGATTTTTATGATTCGGCAGCGTGGCAGCGCTGCCGGGACGGCTACATCAAATCGGTGCATGGATTGTGTGAGCGCTGCGGCAAGCCTGGCTATATCGTCCACCACAAGGCGCACATCACGGACAGCAACGAGGGCAATCCAGAGATCACACTCAATTGGGCGAATCTCGAGTACCTCTGTCTTGATTGCCACAACAGAGAGCATTTTGCACAAAAACTGACGCGCGACGACGTGAGATTCGACGCCTCGGGGCAGCTGGTGTCTGTGGTGCCCCCCCTGAACGAAAACACTGACTTTTTTGGGCGACCGGACAAGGGTAGTTTTGAAAAATACGCGGGAGTTGCGCATAGACCCCACCCTGAAAGGAGACGATGGCATGAGTACGCGGGAGATATCCAAAGATGA